In Crassostrea angulata isolate pt1a10 chromosome 4, ASM2561291v2, whole genome shotgun sequence, one genomic interval encodes:
- the LOC128180411 gene encoding polycomb group RING finger protein 3-like isoform X1 — protein sequence MDASREVEELSNETEKINLSSESVSKPEIASEPASLLEQLKLLPEPPSLSKEPIVLQLRELNPYITCALCGGYLYEASTITECMHTFCKTCIVRYTERSLTCPTCDTPIHPTDPFVHIRHDSTLQDIVYRLLPKVAEVEQKREIEFYENHEKETGEVILPKLQLPPSPPRTPPPRMDQPLLPSEYIRKKKKEPVLGNFRSLFVSLVLTQISEHEDLDEEFELEKQYIRVTKRATIGNVKSFIKKKLQLENYFTVNIFHPEEISSMGSINEDTTLESVRDNYYAGQDCLIELHYKVDPKEEEILKEEELT from the exons ATGGACGCATCTAGA gaAGTAGAGGAACTCTCCAATGAAActgaaaagataaatttgtcATCTGAAAGTGTGTCTAAACCTGAAATAGCATCTGAGCCAGCATCATTATTGGAGCAG CTCAAGTTACTACCAGAGCCACCCAGTCTCAGCAAAGAACCCATAGTGCTACAGCTGAGAGAGCTGAACCCCTATATAACCTGTGCTCTTTGTGGGGGCTACTTGTATGAAGCATCTACCATCACAGAGTGCATGCACACTT TCTGCAAAACATGCATTGTCCGTTACACAGAGAGGAGTCTGACTTGCCCTACTTGTGACACCCCTATCCACCCAACAGATCCTTTTGTTCATATCAG ACATGACAGTACTTTACAAGACATAGTTTACAGACTCTTACCAAAAGTAGCTGAAG tgGAGCAAAAGAGAGAAAtagaattttatgaaaatcatgaaaaagaaaCTGGAG AGGTAATTCTCCCCAAACTACAATTACCCCCCTCCCCTCCACGGACCCCTCCCCCTCGCATGGACCAGCCTCTCCTCCCCAGCGAGTACATCCGCAAGAAGAAGAAGGAACCAGTGCTGGGGAACTTCAGATCTCTGTTTGTCTCTTTAGTGCTAACACAAATCAG tgaacATGAAGATTTAGATGAAGAG ttTGAACTTGAGAAGCAGTATATAAGAGTCACCAAGAGAGCAACAATAGGAAATGTTAAAAGCTTTATCAAGAAGAAGTTACAGTTAGAAAATTATTTCACA GTTAACATTTTTCACCCTGAAGAAATAAGTTCAATGGGATCCATTAATGAGGATACAACATTAGAAAGTGTACGAGATAATTACTATGCTGGTCAG GACTGTTTAATTGAACTCCATTACAAAGTAGATCCAAAAGAAGAGGAAATTTTGAAAGAAGAAGAGCTAACATGA
- the LOC128180411 gene encoding polycomb group RING finger protein 3-like isoform X2 codes for MAATEVEELSNETEKINLSSESVSKPEIASEPASLLEQLKLLPEPPSLSKEPIVLQLRELNPYITCALCGGYLYEASTITECMHTFCKTCIVRYTERSLTCPTCDTPIHPTDPFVHIRHDSTLQDIVYRLLPKVAEVEQKREIEFYENHEKETGEVILPKLQLPPSPPRTPPPRMDQPLLPSEYIRKKKKEPVLGNFRSLFVSLVLTQISEHEDLDEEFELEKQYIRVTKRATIGNVKSFIKKKLQLENYFTVNIFHPEEISSMGSINEDTTLESVRDNYYAGQDCLIELHYKVDPKEEEILKEEELT; via the exons ATGGCTGCTACA gaAGTAGAGGAACTCTCCAATGAAActgaaaagataaatttgtcATCTGAAAGTGTGTCTAAACCTGAAATAGCATCTGAGCCAGCATCATTATTGGAGCAG CTCAAGTTACTACCAGAGCCACCCAGTCTCAGCAAAGAACCCATAGTGCTACAGCTGAGAGAGCTGAACCCCTATATAACCTGTGCTCTTTGTGGGGGCTACTTGTATGAAGCATCTACCATCACAGAGTGCATGCACACTT TCTGCAAAACATGCATTGTCCGTTACACAGAGAGGAGTCTGACTTGCCCTACTTGTGACACCCCTATCCACCCAACAGATCCTTTTGTTCATATCAG ACATGACAGTACTTTACAAGACATAGTTTACAGACTCTTACCAAAAGTAGCTGAAG tgGAGCAAAAGAGAGAAAtagaattttatgaaaatcatgaaaaagaaaCTGGAG AGGTAATTCTCCCCAAACTACAATTACCCCCCTCCCCTCCACGGACCCCTCCCCCTCGCATGGACCAGCCTCTCCTCCCCAGCGAGTACATCCGCAAGAAGAAGAAGGAACCAGTGCTGGGGAACTTCAGATCTCTGTTTGTCTCTTTAGTGCTAACACAAATCAG tgaacATGAAGATTTAGATGAAGAG ttTGAACTTGAGAAGCAGTATATAAGAGTCACCAAGAGAGCAACAATAGGAAATGTTAAAAGCTTTATCAAGAAGAAGTTACAGTTAGAAAATTATTTCACA GTTAACATTTTTCACCCTGAAGAAATAAGTTCAATGGGATCCATTAATGAGGATACAACATTAGAAAGTGTACGAGATAATTACTATGCTGGTCAG GACTGTTTAATTGAACTCCATTACAAAGTAGATCCAAAAGAAGAGGAAATTTTGAAAGAAGAAGAGCTAACATGA
- the LOC128180409 gene encoding nucleolar protein 56-like, with protein MPQSLYVLFEHASGYGLFRVKEFEEVATFIPEVEKSTNDVSKFQSLVKLLAFSPFKSGTNALDNMNSISEGLLHDDLQVFLESNVPKGGKKDKVVVGVSDAKIGAAITEELGIKCSHIGVVPEVIRGIRLHFPNMVKGLTEVSSAKAQLGLGHSYSRAKVKFNVNRADNMIIQSISLIDQLDKNINTFSMRIREWYSYHFPELVKIISDNYLYAKVVKLIGNRKAFTEESMEQLEELVMDSGKAQAILDASRSSMGMDISPIDLMNIEAFTSKVISLTEYRKGLADYLRSKMKQVAPNLGTLIGDQVGARLIAHAGSLTNLAKYPASTVQILGAEKALFRAIKTKGNTPKYGLIFHSTFIGRAGAKNKGRISRYLANKCSIASRIDCFSEIPTQVFGDHLKQQVEDRLKFLDTGEVPQKNIDVMKEAVQEATVVQAKVAKKEKKKKKKEKRMSSANDDTLDTTQEADTTQEMDVSQTEEPKKKKKKKAKRKSEGEGMDTTQEMDTTQEEEPPKKKKKKTKVEAEEVDEPEEDLSKKKKKKKKNKE; from the exons ATG cCACAATCGTTGTACGTGTTGTTTGAACATGCCTCTGGGTATGGTTTGTTCCGAGTCAAAGAATTTGAGGAGGTGGCAACCTTTATCCCAGAGGTGGAGAAGAGCACAAATGATGTCAGCAAATTCCAGTCGCTCGTCAAGCTGCTGGCTTTTTCACCTTTCAAAAGTGGAACAAATGCCTTGGATAACATGAACAGCATCTCAGAAG GTCTCCTTCATGATGATCTGCAAGTTTTTCTGGAGTCTAATGTTCCTAAAGGAGGAAAGAAAGACAAAGTGGTAGTAGGAGTGTCCGACGCTAAAATTGGCGCCGCCATTACTGAGGAACTAGGAATCAAATGCAGTCATATTGGGGTAGTACCAGAGGTAATCAGAG gtatcagaCTTCATTTTCCTAACATGGTTAAAGGACTGACGGAGGTTTCATCTGCTAAAGCTCAGCTAGGTCTGGGTCATAGCTACTCCAGGGCTAAAGTAAAGTTCAATGTCAACAGGGCAGACAACATGATCATCCAAAGCATCAGCTTAATTGACCAACTGGACAAAAACATCAACACTTTCTCCATGAGGATTAG AGAGTGGTACTCCTATCATTTCCCAGAACTGGTGAAGATTATCTCAGACAACTATTTGTATGCTAAGGTGGTCAAGTTGATTGGAAACAGGAAGGCTTTTACAGAAGAGTCCATGGAACAGTTGGAAGAGCTGGTCATGGACAGTGGCAAGGCCCAGGCCATTCTGGACGCGAGCCGCTCATCTATGG GAATGGACATTTCTCCGATCGATCTGATGAACATCGAGGCGTTCACCTCCAAGGTGATTTCACTGACAGAGTACAGGAAAGGTTTGGCCGACTATCTCAGGAGTAAGATGAAGCAGGTGGCTCCTAATCTAGGAACACTCATTGGGGACCAG GTTGGAGCCCGTTTAATTGCTCATGCAGGCAGCCTGACAAATCTAGCTAAATACCCAGCATCCACTGTACAGATTCTTGGAGCAGAGAAAGCTCTGTTCAG GGCTATCAAAACAAAGGGAAATACTCCCAAATATGGGCTTATCTTTCACTCCACATTCATTGGTCGGGCTGGAGCCAAAAACAAGGGAAGGATATCTAGATACCTAGCCAACAAGTGTTCCATTGCCTCTCGTATTGACTGCTTCTCAG AAATTCCAACACAAGTGTTTGGAGACCATCTTAAACAACAAGTGGAGGACCGTCTGAAATTCCTCGACACTGGGGAAGTaccacaaaaaaatattgatgtgaTGAAGGAGGCAGTGCAAGAG gcAACTGTTGTTCAAGCCAAAGTGGCcaagaaagagaaaaagaagaagaagaaagaaaagagaATGTCCTCTGCCAATGATGATACCCTGGATACTACACAGGAAGCAGACACCACTCAAGAAATGGATGTCTCACAGACAGAGGAGccaaagaagaagaagaagaaaaaagcgAAGAGAAAGTCAGAGGGAGAGGGTATGGACACCACCCAGGAGATGGATACCACCCAGGAAGAGGAGCCTcccaagaagaagaagaagaagactAAGGTGGAGGCTGAGGAGGTTGATGAACCTGAAGAAGACCTgtcaaagaagaagaaaaagaagaagaagaataaggAATAA